gaagaggaagaagagaggAAACAGCTGGTTTTCTTGTGTGTGACACGTGTGGAAAAGTATTGAATCCCCTAATCTCAGGTGTCACTATCAGAACACATtggataaaacaaagaaatattaaacaacgTATACAATATAAAACAGGGTACACAATTCTGGTGCTTGAGCCCTGACGTTTTTTGTTCAACCTGTACTCTAAATGTCCAAACTGAACCAGTTTAACACCCATCCAGGTCTCTATAAAACCTGGAGGGCTCCAGACTCCTAGGACTGGAATTGTTCAACCCTGATATCCAATTAACAAGTTCTGTTGAAGGATCAGCAGTAAAGCTTGGAAAGGAGTGCCAGTGGAGCCCTTACCGAACATGGTGGCAGCCTCAGAGGCGCTTAGATTAAACTGGGACTCCAGGAACTTGGGTCCGAACGTCGACACCCCAGCAACGAGATTGGCTTCGGTGGCCCCAGCCAAACACAGGAAGATGAACGTGGGGTTTTTCAGCAGGAGTAACATTGACCTGTACAGAAACAGCACCCGGGAAGAAAACTGAGTGACGCTACCGACAATCTCATTGCTCTGGGAATTCTGCTCTCCAGCTACAGTGACAGATTCTTATGGAACACAAACAGGGAGTCTCGCTTTCATGTTTAACATCCCACAagagcaggtaaaaaaaaaaaactatgggaaCAATTGATTATAAAGTTCCTGGCAGGACTGGACCACCTAAAGAGGTTTTCAAACATGATTACAGAGAAGACGTTGTCCCATCCTTCCCTGCCAGCATGTACATTGTGCAGTGTTGGTGGTCAGAGACATTCACAGCATTGCCTTGGTGGTGCTCATATTCATCATGCAAACATTCAGTACCTTGGCATATCCTTGATTGATTTTCCAAACTGGGGGTCTGTTTCTTGGCTGCTGTCTTTAATTTTGTAAGCTTCTGAGACTCGCATAGCCACGTAACGCTGGGAGCCTAGAGGCAAATTACAACAAGCTACATTGACtgactgtttttaaatacataacagcaaaatgaaatagaAAACTATTAATATTACGTCAAAACAGTCATTGATTAGGATGTCAAAAACCTGAACATGTCCCAAAATACAACTGTCCAAAAACAACAGAGTTTCCTGTAGCAGACGGAAATActgtaagactcctattgcatagcactttcagccattccaggttttactacgagcttgattagccacagtgcagagGTAGCAAGCTTCGGTgtctcttattaaactcatagtaaaaccaggaatggatgaaactgctatttccatccctgtagtacCCTGCAGTACATGTACAATAGTATATTACAGGAAGCTAGAATGtttttgaaatataaatatatatatatatatatatatatatatatatatatatatatatatatatatatatatatatatatacacacacatacatatatatgggTTTATGGCTGAAATcacttaataatatatttttccaTTTAAGCAGATTGCATTATACGCACTGTGCCACGCACTGGTTGCATGCTATATTTAAATAGCATTTGTAGCAAcctagcatatttaaaaaaagcaatcatTTCCCATCTACGTATACCCAGTACACACATGCAGTTAAGAAATGACTCAACAGTGGTAAAGTGAAGTCTCTGTATCGTACCTGGCAGCTGTCGTGGATACCCGAGGATGGGTAAGGCAACAAGGAGTGCAGCGGCTCCCCCACCCAGGAACCCGATCCACCAGGCCCCCACCCACAGGGGGTCCTCCGGGGTCAGCGTCCtgtggggggggggtcacagAATAGCATCGGTCAGGGAGTATGTGATGGAGGGTTTAAGGAGCCTCCAGAGTCACACCTCTTTCATTACAACTTTAGGATTAAACATGTTTAAGCTATAACATGTTGGTAATGGTTGTAACCAGGATCCTGGTGACAAAGCTTAAAGCTGGCTGcagaaaaatgcatttcatcacaaCAGTTTCATGAGACAGATTAAACAATTACTTAATACAGTAAAGGATTGACGCAAGAGGAATGCATAGGCAAACTACAACATGACTGGGAGGCAACTGTTTGCTTTAATGAGTCACACTGTATTATAAGTGTCTAGAGCTTAACAAGGCCAAACAGGAGGAGAGGCTCGTTTTCATTGAAATTGTCACTAGAGGGCGCTGTTTTCTCTGCACTTTAAAAACTCAGATTGTTGAACATGCTACCAAATAAGAACGTAATAAAAAGGATTACAATGCTTACGTTTCATGGAATTCTGTAAACATGTTGAGGAAAAGACCTCCTAGCAAATAGCCAGCAGCTGGCCCAATAATAGCAGACGTGTAGAAAATACCTGCCAAAAGAGAAGTACCATAGCATTGTAATGTCATTGCATCGTTGAGACATTAGCCTGTACTGTAATTGCTTTGATGTTAGACATGAACGTTAATTAGGGTTCCAGACAAACAATGCTTATGGTAAATGTGTCACTATGCAGAGGATAGGAATTGCTACAATATTGATAACTTATCTGCCTCTGTTCTGTTATTGTCTATTGTTAGATGCATCGTGCTTGGCAGTccttcatttcattttatttagcatTAGGAAATGCATCCAGACATGTCAACACAGCCAGAGAAAAGGGCTTTAAAGCCATGGTTAGGGTAAGAAGACCTGGCTTTGTGTCCTTGATGGTGCATGTACTGCAGGAGTGGTTCATTGTCAGACTTTCTCTGTCTCATTCTTAAAAGATATGAGTGACTTCTTTTGTATGAttttgtaccatgttaagtttttACATGAGTCTTGATAGCTGAACACTGTACACTGTACCTGTGATCTAACACTTCCCTCCCTGGTCTGATTTTCAGAGCTGGGCAGCATTTGTTGCATGAGTGTAACTGTACTTAAACAACATTAATGGtgcaaaaaatgaaacatttgctttcagttaaaatatatatatatatattagtttggaAAATACTCAAAACCTTCCTTACTGCTAACAGTAGTGTAAAGTCATTATGAAATTAAATCAGCCCTTCAGTTTGGAAGGTGCTTTTGTAAATGAGTGAGGCAGACAACTGAGTTCTAGTGCATGCTGTACTTACCAATATAAACCGGGGCATAGCTGGATTTGACATTCTCGTCCAGGTAGGTCACCCCCAGTGTGTAGAGAGGGGTGGCCCCGATGCCGTGCAGAAACTGCCCCAGCATGAACACGTACATGTAGTTAGAGAGGCTGGAGGTGCTTTCCTTACAGGGGGCTGTCTGATTGGCTGAGCACAGCCCTGTCTGCTCCGACATGGTCGCTTTGTAGCTCTCAGTGGTGAAATGAGGCAGGGCGAACACTAGGGACCCAATTGCGATCACCACTACCCCCCAGCCCAGCCACTTGGGCTTGTGGCCTGTTCCGCCAAAGTAGCTGACGAAGGACAGGCAGATGCAGCATGCAATGTCATAGGAGCTGGCGATCAGTCCGGACTGGTAGCTCCGCAGGTCAAACCTGCGCTCAATGGAGGTGATGACGGTGTTGATGAAGCCGTTGATGATCATGCCTTGCAGGAAAGAGGCGACACAGAGGAAGAAGAGCACCCACTTGGGGGTGTTGAACACCTGGATACAGCGGGGCTTCAGGGCACCCCATCCACAGAGGTCCTCTGTCTCCTTAGGCACGAATCTGATTCCACGTGGGTCGTCTTCTCCATGCTGGCTCTCCAGCTTGCCGTTGAGGAAGATTTTAGTCTGAGAAGTGTCAATGGTGGGGCTTGGCAAGTCAAAATCCAGCGCTCCACTGTCCGTTGAGCCACCTGGTGACTCCTCCAGGCTGGGCGTCTCCAAAGACAATCCGGCCACTTTCTCCGGGCTGTCATTGAGGTCGAGCAGCTCCTGTTTGGAGCTGAAAGAGTCATCTGTGGTTAGGAGGTGTGGCATTGATCCGGTTATTAGGAGAATGTCGATGGCACTTGAGTctggtttaaaaaacagaaacctcTGGTTTCACACTGACGTCTTCATTCTATAGGAAGCAAACACAATCACAACTGCATCAGGAAAACAGAAGCCAGTTACTCATATACTGTGACTGAATACGACAGGAGCTAGGAGCACCAGCTAAATGTGTGTCTTCAAGTCAAAACAGCAAGTGGATTGCAGTCTTCAGATTTATACTGCATGGCTCtgtgtctcaaaaaaaaaaaaaaaaggaacagccTTGTTCAGAAGTTCACTCTCACTCCTTGTAGATCAGATGGTTCAGCCCATTTAAAGTACTTTTCAACTCAGTTTTCTAAGTCAAGTTACACAGGCTTAGTGTTGTAAacagcaacttcaaaaatctgacgttaatgtattgtattaattACTGTATACCATTGTTTCAACCAGGAAGATGCTTTTAGCATTCATGGTTTTTAAGCACACATAACAAGATAGCACATACAGACCTAGAACCAGTGCTAGAGTTCAATGCCAGGCTGCAATACAGATTTAATCAAAATCAAAGAATCATTTCTCACCAGTTCAATACCCTACAGCCCTGCTTGTGTTCCCTGGGATTTATCCcgctctttttttaatgaaacaattgTAATGTAATTTCTGGCTCCTCACGTTTATTATAAAGATCTACGAAAAATACTGCTTGAATATGAGATGCTCCAGAGAACACTTGAATACATCATGTATCCGCTCCCTTTGAAACCCTGCTCAAAACACAGACTATTATTTCAGCAGGGCACTATCCCAATTGCTGAGAAATCATGTGACTTACTGTATCatccaaaaatgttttttgatAATTACTTCTGCCCAACTGCATCACTCTCCTAGGGTGTTGGCTACTGTAATACTACACTAGTGTCAACTGGAAAGTGTTAGTACACTGAACAGCTAGGAAAACTGCCAAATGCATTTTCAGGATATGTGAGATACTGCAGATATTAGGAAGGATGTACACAGACAAGAGAATCAGCTACTTGACACTTTGAATGCATGTTTTTAGATAAAATACTACTCAGAGAAAGTACTACACTTCTTTATGATTTTGCTGTATGTTCTTTATATGTTATTTAAAATCTAGAAAGCCTGCAGGCGCTAGTTAGCTTTTgttcaaaatacaaataaaggaaataaaaacaaaactgacaccCAACAGCCTTTCAGTATCCACTTTTTCTGAAACTACAATAGGCATGGTCATTTTTCTGAAACTACAGTAGGCAAGGTCATTTTTCTGAAACTACAATAGGCAAGGTCATTTTTCTGACACTACAGTAGGCATGGTCATTTTTCTGACACTACAGTAGGCAAGGTCATTTTTCTGACACTACAGTAGGCATGGTCATTTTTCTGACACTACAGTAGGCAAGGTCATTTTTCTGACACTACAGTAGGCATGGTCATTTTTCTGACACTACAGTAGGCAAGGTCATTTTTCTGACACTACAGTATGCATGGTCATTTTTCTGACACTACAGTAGGCAAGGTCATTTTTCTGACACTACAGTAGGCAAGGTCATTTTTCTGACACTACAGTAGGCAAGGTCATTTTTCTGACACTACAGTATGCATGGTCATTTTTCTGACACTACAGTAGGCAAGGTCATATTTCTGACACTACAGTAGGCATGGTCATTTTTCTGACACTACAGTAGGCATGGTCATTTTTCTGACACTACAGTATGCATGGTCATTTTTTAGGGCTGTGGCCTACAAGTTGGCCCTTccatgttctaaattgtttaattgaaccaatcaaaCCCCCATCCAGACTCTGGAGTAGTTCTTTATCTCATTTGACCTTGTTATTAGTATACGGCTGGactatttctgttctgttttaacactttCACATCACATCaagcagcaaatgtttttccCCAGGAAGCACTGGGATTCAAACCCTCTCACCCGTAGCGTGTCATGTAATCCGCCGGGCAGGAGTGAGTTCCCTCGTGTGACCTGGTAGGAGCTCACCTTTGGCTGCAGTCCACAACCTGAATCATGCAATCCACTCGCAAGCAAGGAGTTGCAGTCTCTATTCAACGAGCAAGGGCTGCGTGACAGACTTCAGAAACAGTAAACTGcgtgcaaaacaaatacaatacagtcAGACCCGCTTAATATCACCCCTGCTACCAGATCATTACCAGATTGAAATGCCCCCTCAACTACAATATATAGGGAGCCAATGAAGACAAGCTCCTGATAGCATACTGACAAATTAGGACATCGCTTTTTAAGAACAGCTGGTTTTCTAACGTAGAATTACTGTATAATCTACCGCAAGGCACCAGACTCTACAGTATATGCAATGTTTCTATATTGTAGTTTAAAAGAACTGCCACATGCATCCACAAACTGAGTCAGCGTTTACCTTGAAGTCATTATCAGTGAATCTTTCCTGACAGCTCTGGTCACACGTCTAACACTTCTTCGAAAGTGACCTGAAGCTGTTTTAACTTTTTGATATAAATACTATATCGCCACTACTGCATGCACTGTAGAACAAGCCAACACAACCTCCTGCAGAGTCTCTCCACTGAACAGAGTGAGAGCTGTACTCTACAAAACACAGACCATGTACAGCAGAGAACAGAAACTGAATTCAGTACTGCTGATAAACAAACACTTGCCTAGTTACCTTGTTGTTAAAGCTCAAGAGACACAGTAACATTATTCTCTAATCACTGTACACCACAGGGAAAGGAATAAACACTTCTATGTAAaagatatacatacatatatacttcTGACCAGGCATATAATAGCTTATTACAAGTCAGGGCACAACATTTATTTGTAGTAATTTGAAATCCCACATGGTACACCCACCTTTTTATATAAATGCTGTATCCCCACTACTGCGCGACTGAATTTCAAAAAGAAACATACCTGTTTTAGTTTTACATCTTTACCCCAGAAGGCTGAACTAGAAGGTATGTTCCGACATGCTCAAGCTGCAGTGCTGTGGTGTCACACAGAGCAAGGTGAATAACAGGCTCTGCAGCACTGCCCCTGTGTGCAGTGTAAGGGCACCTGTACTTTGGTCTGATGCCATCTCACCCACATACATTCTAATCTTTTCAGCTCATGACAATTACTTCAGCAAGCATTTCAGAATGACTTTACAGCACAGCATATTTTATTCCAGTAAGGATTCATTctgctagatttaaaaaaaaaacccaaaaaaaacaaaaaaacaactcacCCACCAAACAGATAAGTTGGGTTTTTCATTTCCACTTCTTCCCCCATTTACCAATGACACGAAAAACAAAATCACACATTAAGACCTGAGGTTTGCtaccagtgctgtgttttgcaaTGGGAGTTGAAGTACTGTAGTTGCCACACAAAAGACTAGGGGAGCCACACCTGCTTTGAAACTGGCACCAGAGAGAAATATGACTGACAGCCAAAAGCACTTCTCAGAGCTCCTCTAGAACTGTGACTCAGCAATAAAATAATGATCTCTcattgagagagagagtttgAGGATAGAGAATTTGAGGAGAGAAAGTTTGAAGAGGTGATTACAGACAGAAAACTATTGAAAAGGACTGAGCGGTTTTTTTAGGTTCTGTTCGTTATTaccttgttttattttgccttttgtttgaaCTAAGTGTTCAACTTTTTGTTTGGTGGTAAAGGGATTAGCCCTCCTCATTAGGTAGGGAAatcctgtgtttgatttattatttggaACTGGGAGTTTCCCCATATATTTGTTAAATTTACTTTCACATTGAGGGTGTGTAATAAAACCAGCCATTTCAAAAGGATCCTGATGTCCTTCATTTTCCTCCTTAATCACAGCACTGAGGGAGATATTGACCTCAGTATACCACTACGGTAAATGTGTTACAATATTTACATTGTGTGCCCCCATAACAAAAAATCACCTTCCTCAGACCCTGAAACAAAACAATCCTGTATCTGGATCCACTCATTCACATACTTGACATCTTTAGAACCCTACCGCATCCTGGTTAGCTGCTGTGATGCTCCTGCTGTTCCAGTAAATACCATGTATTAGCAGGCAGCTAGATGGAGCAAAGATGAGTGTAATTATTTGACTCTGATCTCGAGCAATTCGTACAGCAAAGACCTTGTGCGTGGGTGTAGGGCTGAGTGGGAAAGAAATGTGAAGAAGGGTTAGGCTCTCCTCTGTCACAGCTCTGCGCTGGGCATCTGGTTACTTTGAGGTAATCAAAGACTGGAACCCTGAAACTGTAGCAAAGTCCCAGATTAACAGCAATAGAAACTGCTTATTTTCTTGCAAGTAGGTTTTTGCCGAGGTGAGGAGATCTTCtaattaataaacacagtatttgtCATTTGCATTTTAATGCAAATATCTCACCTGCCTGCATGCAAAATGTGCAAGTTATTTAGAATAACTATTTCCTTTATACCTGGTAGTGCCCTTAGGAAAATGAGAAACAACACAATAACCCCTCACCAATAGAAAACATTAGCAAGGTTCTGTCCAAGCCTTTTATTTTCGATTGAAACATCTCATTTGTAGTATTTTGTTAACAACCTGAAATTACTTTCACATGAATAATATAAGCACCACGCCTATGATCTTAGCATAACACAGGCTTTCCAAAACTGCCTGGGGTGCAGTGCCtgtttgtgttaataataataataattaaaaaaaacaaaacaataccaaacaGACATCAGGGATTACACTTGcattcattatgtatttattggcagtgtgttactGAAGTTCATGCACTTGTAAAAACTGCAGATTTAAGTCTGGCATTGGAAAGAACATCCATATTAGGTTGAAAATAAAGTCCTAAAAAA
The sequence above is drawn from the Acipenser ruthenus chromosome 29, fAciRut3.2 maternal haplotype, whole genome shotgun sequence genome and encodes:
- the LOC117964527 gene encoding solute carrier organic anion transporter family member 4A1-like isoform X1; protein product: MPHLLTTDDSFSSKQELLDLNDSPEKVAGLSLETPSLEESPGGSTDSGALDFDLPSPTIDTSQTKIFLNGKLESQHGEDDPRGIRFVPKETEDLCGWGALKPRCIQVFNTPKWVLFFLCVASFLQGMIINGFINTVITSIERRFDLRSYQSGLIASSYDIACCICLSFVSYFGGTGHKPKWLGWGVVVIAIGSLVFALPHFTTESYKATMSEQTGLCSANQTAPCKESTSSLSNYMYVFMLGQFLHGIGATPLYTLGVTYLDENVKSSYAPVYIGIFYTSAIIGPAAGYLLGGLFLNMFTEFHETTLTPEDPLWVGAWWIGFLGGGAAALLVALPILGYPRQLPGSQRYVAMRVSEAYKIKDSSQETDPQFGKSIKDMPRSMLLLLKNPTFIFLCLAGATEANLVAGVSTFGPKFLESQFNLSASEAATMFGYMVVPAGGGGTFMGGYIIKKLNLRCGGIIKFCLLCAVVSLLAIFIFLIHCPNVPMAGVTDPYLGGPASDGPLNLTAFCNSECNCVREFYNPVCGDDGYMYYSPCHAGCSTVDQTLSQAGKKVYYDCSCVFRNLSSVPGGAVSGKCSSSCEQMPVFMVFFFVVMLFTLLSSIPALTATLRCVPDKQKSFALGIQWIIIRALGAIPGPITFGSVIDNSCMLWQDQCGEQGSCYLYENSTMGVYTLTAGVIYKVLGSFFFFMALMLYKHPGSPPSSSGNTDNGEAGESDPPVKDIPPEMLCSINTKL
- the LOC117964527 gene encoding solute carrier organic anion transporter family member 4A1-like isoform X2 — translated: MPHLLTTDDSFSSKQELLDLNDSPEKVAGLSLETPSLEESPGGSTDSGALDFDLPSPTIDTSQTKIFLNGKLESQHGEDDPRGIRFVPKETEDLCGWGALKPRCIQVFNTPKWVLFFLCVASFLQGMIINGFINTVITSIERRFDLRSYQSGLIASSYDIACCICLSFVSYFGGTGHKPKWLGWGVVVIAIGSLVFALPHFTTESYKATMSEQTGLCSANQTAPCKESTSSLSNYMYVFMLGQFLHGIGATPLYTLGVTYLDENVKSSYAPVYIGIFYTSAIIGPAAGYLLGGLFLNMFTEFHETTLTPEDPLWVGAWWIGFLGGGAAALLVALPILGYPRQLPGSQRYVAMRVSEAYKIKDSSQETDPQFGKSIKDMPRSMLLLLKNPTFIFLCLAGATEANLVAGVSTFGPKFLESQFNLSASEAATMFGYMVVPAGGGGTFMGGYIIKKLNLRCGGIIKFCLLCAVVSLLAIFIFLIHCPNVPMAGVTDPYLGGPASDGPLNLTAFCNSECNCVREFYNPVCGDDGYMYYSPCHAGCSTVDQTLSQAGKKVYYDCSCVFRNLSSVPGGAVSGKCSSSCEQMPVFMVFFFVVMLFTLLSSIPALTATLRCVPDKQKSFALGIQWIIIRALGAIPGPITFGSVIDNSCMLWQDQCGEQGSCYLYENSTMGVYTLTAGVIYKVLGSFFFFMALMLYKHPGSPPSSSGNTDNGEAGESDPPY